The following proteins are encoded in a genomic region of Leptospira ryugenii:
- a CDS encoding DUF6285 domain-containing protein, with protein sequence MQYRPNAKDLLIAIQDFLMKDLLPKLENEELLSYKALVSWNMLGVISREWEKEESFVDSEIQSLTSLSELQSELIKLESNSMGNIEKSRFLSEQYAHLAKLIREKKIDDCHSEIWKITKNHLKNNLSISNPRFGI encoded by the coding sequence ATGCAATATAGACCAAACGCAAAAGATTTATTAATAGCGATCCAAGATTTTCTGATGAAAGATTTACTCCCTAAATTAGAAAATGAAGAACTTTTATCTTATAAAGCTCTTGTTAGTTGGAATATGCTCGGAGTTATTTCTCGGGAATGGGAAAAAGAAGAATCCTTCGTAGATTCCGAAATTCAATCCCTAACAAGTCTTTCTGAATTACAAAGTGAACTCATAAAATTAGAATCTAATAGTATGGGAAATATAGAGAAATCTCGTTTTCTTTCGGAACAATATGCCCATCTAGCCAAATTGATTCGTGAAAAAAAAATAGATGATTGCCATTCAGAAATTTGGAAAATTACAAAAAATCATTTAAAAAACAATTTATCCATTTCAAATCCCAGGTTTGGTATCTAA
- a CDS encoding efflux RND transporter permease subunit: MKSYLKWVVKYNRWVLGFCLAVTLFLGFQIKNLTIELDPDKNLPQDHPFIIASNTVKKVFGSNFILSIGITNRNGNIYDAAVIERVIALTKELNRIEGINAANSISLAAKKAKNIEGYDSGLSVKAIIDQRLNYSIEENKTALRRAITKNPIYTNILVSEDQTTTTINLEIDSDTKRFEPIVTQTEEILKKYETDSLEFNLGGLPYFLAWLERYSARMGIFFSIAILIIGILHYEAFRTHQGLVLPLITAIFAVIWGLGMISLTGIPLDVFNATTPILILAVAAGHAVQILKRYYEEYNLIKKNSEISDDEANKRAVIKSLTKVGPVMIIACSVACLGFLSLLFFRITTIRTFGIFSALGIFSALLIEMTLIPSLRSILSPPKSDEIHKESSERVWDKIIKVISNTVLNHKKSKIFGISFIILIFGFVGSRFLVVENRAEGTISKDRPAITQDHFLSGKLAGTNTMNLLIKGKEDSIKEPEVLNFIRNLQALVESEKEVGKSISIVDLVMKINQAMNADRLEFFAIPQDKELISQYLLLYSISGDPGDFDSYVNFDYSMANVTVFMKTDSTTATSLLVKKIQDFVEKNAPKSIEVSIGGSNATSAALNEVMVEGKVLNIVQIISVVILVTGLVFRSLLAGILAAIPLIFSLALNFGTMGLFGVPLNITTSLISALVVGVGADFSIYLLFRIKEEISKHNDDRRAIQEALKSAGKAILFVATALAGGYSILIFSFGFYTHIYLGIFIPLAMLTSSFSALIVLTAAVFHLKPKFIYAD, encoded by the coding sequence ATGAAATCATATCTCAAATGGGTCGTGAAATACAATCGTTGGGTTCTGGGCTTTTGTTTGGCTGTAACCCTCTTTTTGGGCTTTCAAATCAAAAATCTCACTATCGAACTGGATCCGGATAAAAACTTACCACAGGACCATCCCTTTATCATCGCATCAAATACTGTGAAGAAAGTATTTGGTTCAAATTTTATCCTCTCAATCGGTATTACAAATCGCAATGGTAATATTTATGATGCTGCAGTGATCGAACGAGTTATCGCTTTGACAAAGGAGTTAAATCGGATCGAAGGCATTAACGCTGCAAATTCGATCAGCTTGGCTGCCAAAAAAGCTAAAAATATCGAAGGTTACGATTCTGGATTGTCTGTTAAAGCTATCATAGACCAAAGACTCAACTATTCCATTGAAGAAAATAAAACGGCACTGCGTCGTGCGATCACAAAAAATCCTATATACACCAATATTCTGGTTTCAGAGGACCAAACGACCACAACCATCAATTTAGAAATTGATTCAGACACAAAAAGATTTGAACCAATTGTAACACAAACGGAAGAAATTTTAAAAAAATATGAAACAGATTCTTTAGAGTTTAACTTAGGTGGTTTGCCTTACTTTCTTGCATGGTTAGAAAGATACTCTGCTAGGATGGGAATCTTTTTTTCGATCGCAATTCTCATAATTGGTATCCTCCATTATGAGGCATTTCGTACTCACCAAGGATTGGTCCTGCCATTGATTACTGCTATCTTCGCTGTGATTTGGGGCTTAGGAATGATTAGCCTAACAGGAATTCCTTTAGATGTCTTTAATGCGACAACTCCTATACTCATTCTAGCAGTAGCCGCTGGACATGCTGTTCAAATTTTGAAGAGGTACTATGAAGAATACAATCTCATCAAAAAGAATTCTGAAATTTCAGACGATGAAGCCAATAAAAGAGCGGTTATCAAGTCACTCACAAAAGTAGGACCTGTTATGATCATCGCATGTTCTGTCGCTTGTTTGGGATTTTTATCTTTGCTTTTCTTTCGAATCACAACTATCAGAACCTTTGGTATTTTCTCGGCTTTAGGGATTTTCAGTGCCTTGTTGATTGAAATGACTTTGATTCCTTCTCTTCGTTCGATACTATCTCCACCAAAATCTGATGAAATTCACAAAGAATCTTCAGAACGAGTTTGGGATAAAATCATAAAAGTTATTTCAAACACAGTTTTAAATCATAAAAAAAGTAAGATTTTTGGAATCTCTTTCATTATCTTAATCTTTGGATTTGTGGGCAGTCGTTTCTTAGTCGTTGAGAATCGAGCTGAAGGTACGATATCAAAAGATAGACCAGCCATAACCCAAGACCATTTTCTTAGCGGAAAACTCGCAGGCACAAATACGATGAATCTTCTGATTAAAGGGAAGGAAGATAGTATCAAGGAGCCTGAGGTTTTGAATTTCATAAGAAATTTGCAAGCCTTAGTGGAATCGGAAAAAGAGGTTGGGAAATCAATCTCAATCGTTGATCTAGTAATGAAAATCAACCAAGCAATGAATGCGGATCGCTTGGAATTCTTTGCAATCCCTCAAGACAAAGAATTGATTTCTCAGTATTTGCTTCTCTATTCTATTTCAGGTGATCCCGGTGATTTTGATAGCTATGTAAACTTTGATTATAGTATGGCGAATGTGACTGTCTTTATGAAGACAGATAGTACAACAGCGACAAGTTTGCTCGTAAAAAAGATCCAAGATTTCGTAGAAAAAAACGCACCTAAATCTATTGAAGTTTCAATTGGAGGAAGTAATGCAACCAGCGCCGCTCTCAATGAGGTGATGGTCGAAGGAAAGGTCTTAAATATTGTTCAAATCATAAGTGTCGTGATTCTAGTCACTGGTTTGGTATTTCGTTCTCTGTTAGCTGGTATTTTGGCGGCCATTCCTCTAATATTTTCATTAGCATTAAACTTTGGGACGATGGGACTATTTGGTGTTCCTTTAAATATCACAACATCCTTAATCTCTGCGCTCGTTGTTGGGGTTGGAGCTGACTTCTCAATTTATCTGCTCTTCCGAATCAAAGAAGAGATTTCAAAGCACAATGATGATAGAAGGGCTATCCAGGAAGCTCTGAAGTCTGCAGGAAAAGCTATCCTATTTGTTGCGACAGCTTTAGCGGGAGGGTATTCGATTCTAATCTTCTCCTTTGGTTTTTATACGCACATCTATCTGGGTATATTCATTCCACTCGCCATGTTAACGAGCTCTTTTTCGGCACTCATTGTTTTAACTGCGGCCGTTTTCCATCTGAAGCCAAAGTTTATCTACGCAGATTAA
- a CDS encoding RNA pyrophosphohydrolase — translation MNDKPYRKNVGMVVFNADKQVIVGERVNFPGSWQFPQGGIDENEDYLDAAKRELYEELGIKDATYVGEYPDWIPYDFPSQLHLHKSLHKYRGQLQRWILYFWNGDISQCNLEIHEVEFNSIRYMNIFETIDAVVDFKKPVYEKFVPIFSQLMENYIADKLK, via the coding sequence ATGAATGATAAACCGTACCGAAAAAATGTGGGGATGGTTGTTTTTAACGCAGACAAACAGGTTATCGTTGGTGAGCGAGTAAATTTTCCTGGCTCCTGGCAGTTCCCCCAAGGCGGGATAGACGAAAACGAAGACTATTTAGACGCCGCCAAACGAGAATTATACGAAGAGTTGGGGATTAAGGATGCGACTTATGTTGGTGAATATCCTGATTGGATTCCCTATGATTTTCCAAGCCAACTTCACCTTCACAAAAGTCTTCATAAATACAGAGGACAACTACAACGTTGGATATTGTATTTCTGGAATGGAGACATTAGCCAGTGTAATCTGGAAATCCATGAAGTTGAGTTCAATTCAATCAGATATATGAATATTTTCGAAACCATTGATGCTGTCGTAGATTTTAAGAAACCTGTTTACGAGAAGTTTGTTCCAATTTTCTCTCAACTGATGGAAAATTACATTGCAGATAAGTTGAAATAG
- the sixA gene encoding phosphohistidine phosphatase SixA, with protein sequence MKVILVRHGEAEDPASVKSDQARTLTDKGVEDVHKIGRFIRNTPLKVSKLFYSPYLRTRLTAEIISEEISFEGEPVAYDPIASGAKCSDFLSCLSSLSNSDTVLLVGHNPDITFFAAELLGNSRTAENLVFFPGSTIAINVAREKFAHGQIIWALSPDMLS encoded by the coding sequence ATGAAAGTCATTTTGGTTCGACATGGGGAAGCCGAGGACCCAGCTTCCGTCAAATCAGATCAGGCAAGAACTCTCACCGATAAAGGTGTAGAGGATGTTCATAAAATTGGGCGTTTCATTCGCAATACTCCACTCAAAGTTAGCAAGTTGTTTTACAGTCCCTACCTTCGCACTCGATTGACTGCCGAAATCATCTCCGAAGAAATTTCTTTTGAAGGGGAGCCCGTTGCTTATGATCCCATTGCATCCGGTGCTAAATGTTCTGATTTTTTGTCCTGTTTGAGTTCTCTTTCCAATTCGGATACGGTACTTTTGGTTGGACATAATCCAGACATTACTTTCTTCGCAGCAGAACTTTTGGGAAACAGCCGAACGGCTGAGAATTTAGTTTTTTTTCCTGGATCCACAATTGCCATCAATGTTGCCAGAGAAAAGTTTGCACATGGGCAAATCATCTGGGCTCTTTCACCCGATATGCTTTCTTAG
- a CDS encoding LIMLP_16025 family protein, which translates to MSNVENKLQEIVNAGIGAVKTSKEVWEKLVVDLNEKKSEFQTNFKKLSEQGEKDTSDGALKVKMGVAWGIVRFDELKDNVVNYFNKIKEQDKEDPSK; encoded by the coding sequence ATGAGCAATGTAGAAAACAAATTACAAGAGATCGTAAACGCTGGCATTGGCGCTGTGAAGACTTCGAAAGAGGTTTGGGAGAAACTCGTCGTCGACCTCAACGAAAAGAAAAGCGAATTTCAAACCAATTTCAAGAAACTCTCTGAACAGGGAGAGAAAGACACAAGCGACGGGGCCCTAAAAGTAAAAATGGGTGTTGCCTGGGGAATCGTGCGTTTTGATGAGCTAAAGGACAATGTTGTCAATTACTTCAACAAAATTAAAGAACAGGACAAAGAAGACCCTTCCAAATAA
- a CDS encoding acylphosphatase: MGKSEEKRARIVVRGTVQGVGFRYYILQKAQEMRLKGYTQNLPNGEVEAVVEGDKLFIEDLYRAMQRGPTKAKVKDHVIEWSDAKNQFKTFMIKR, translated from the coding sequence TTGGGAAAATCAGAAGAAAAGAGAGCACGGATTGTCGTTCGAGGAACTGTGCAAGGTGTCGGATTTCGATATTACATTTTACAAAAGGCACAAGAAATGCGGCTCAAGGGCTATACTCAGAATCTACCAAATGGCGAGGTAGAAGCAGTGGTAGAAGGCGACAAACTATTTATTGAAGATTTATACCGTGCAATGCAACGAGGGCCTACCAAAGCAAAAGTGAAAGATCATGTCATCGAATGGAGTGATGCCAAAAATCAGTTTAAGACTTTTATGATTAAACGGTAA
- a CDS encoding outer membrane lipoprotein-sorting protein has translation MKNQKHKIHNGHIVLGASIWLSLVFGNIEAQEKIDLNKLVEKSNQVLKVSGSVSESTFILTDKNGQERKRKTISYTKLANNGIDNTRSTKFLSPADAKGTGILLVENHNGEDDISLYLPALKKVRKIAAGGKKDSFVGTDFSYADVVGFKTDDWVYKNLGDTTISGKICYTIEATPKSEKTTFETGYSKRVLKIQKDNFITLAGEAYDENGDLIKKFAFSDYQLVEPNKNKWWSMKAEVQNVQTGHKTVILTENFKVEPELEDKYFSTRFLERD, from the coding sequence ATGAAAAATCAAAAGCACAAAATACACAACGGACATATCGTACTTGGAGCATCGATTTGGTTATCGCTGGTCTTTGGAAATATTGAAGCTCAGGAGAAAATTGACTTAAACAAATTGGTAGAAAAAAGCAATCAGGTCTTAAAGGTAAGTGGATCTGTCAGTGAGTCTACCTTTATCTTAACCGATAAAAACGGACAAGAGAGAAAGAGAAAAACAATCTCTTACACCAAACTAGCAAATAACGGTATAGATAATACTCGAAGCACAAAATTTCTATCCCCAGCCGATGCTAAAGGAACGGGAATCTTGTTGGTTGAGAATCATAATGGTGAAGATGATATTTCTCTTTATCTTCCTGCTTTGAAGAAAGTAAGAAAGATTGCAGCGGGAGGCAAAAAGGATAGTTTCGTTGGAACAGATTTTTCGTATGCTGATGTAGTTGGATTTAAAACAGACGATTGGGTGTATAAAAATTTAGGCGATACTACAATATCAGGAAAGATTTGTTATACGATCGAGGCAACTCCCAAATCGGAGAAGACCACTTTTGAAACCGGATATTCGAAAAGAGTCTTAAAAATCCAAAAAGACAATTTCATTACTCTGGCAGGTGAAGCTTATGATGAAAACGGTGACTTAATTAAAAAATTTGCTTTCTCAGATTACCAATTGGTTGAGCCCAACAAAAACAAGTGGTGGTCAATGAAAGCAGAGGTACAAAATGTACAAACAGGTCATAAAACAGTCATCCTTACTGAAAATTTTAAAGTAGAGCCTGAGCTTGAGGATAAATACTTTTCTACTCGATTTTTGGAACGAGATTAA
- a CDS encoding histidine phosphatase family protein, producing the protein MSYLYLVRHGQADRLGKDYDQLTQLGYTQAENLGAYFLRQNIEFDSTFTGSLRRQKQTCEGILSVLTKEGFCVPQSIENPNWDEFDSRMWLSIAAKIRNVDTDFAATYEKYKSAWENQDELTRDYFQVLIQKVLRDWVLGTWGKVEPYTFPEYVSRIQSALEAIPRDCKSTLIVTSSTPVAIAMGLATGIAYERFPIFMKYILNSSLSVFKREGNNWEPVSFNSTPHLAPDQITIV; encoded by the coding sequence ATGTCCTATCTTTATTTAGTAAGACATGGCCAAGCTGATCGACTTGGAAAAGACTATGATCAACTAACACAACTTGGATATACTCAAGCAGAAAATCTAGGTGCCTATTTTTTGAGACAAAACATAGAATTTGACTCCACGTTTACTGGCTCACTTAGAAGGCAAAAGCAAACATGTGAAGGCATACTTTCAGTCCTCACGAAAGAAGGGTTTTGTGTACCTCAGTCAATTGAAAATCCGAATTGGGATGAATTTGATTCACGTATGTGGTTATCTATCGCAGCAAAAATAAGAAATGTAGATACAGACTTTGCTGCTACCTACGAAAAATATAAATCAGCTTGGGAAAATCAAGATGAACTAACTAGAGACTACTTTCAAGTATTGATCCAGAAAGTTTTACGAGATTGGGTTCTTGGTACTTGGGGAAAGGTGGAACCATATACATTCCCAGAGTATGTATCTAGGATTCAATCCGCATTGGAGGCAATTCCTAGGGACTGTAAAAGCACCCTCATTGTTACTTCCAGTACTCCGGTCGCCATCGCGATGGGTTTAGCTACTGGAATCGCCTATGAGAGATTTCCAATCTTTATGAAGTACATTCTGAACTCTTCATTGAGTGTTTTTAAGAGAGAGGGAAACAATTGGGAGCCAGTCAGCTTCAATAGCACTCCTCATTTAGCACCAGATCAAATCACAATCGTCTGA
- a CDS encoding heavy-metal-associated domain-containing protein produces MVQYEVTGMSCNHCKITVETIFKTHNKQVTVDLSANHISVSNPLTLQEYESIGRELKEEGFVLGHPI; encoded by the coding sequence ATGGTTCAGTACGAAGTAACTGGGATGTCATGCAATCATTGCAAAATAACGGTTGAGACTATTTTTAAAACTCACAATAAACAAGTAACTGTAGACCTTAGTGCAAATCATATCTCCGTTTCCAATCCGCTCACTCTCCAAGAATATGAATCCATTGGAAGGGAGTTGAAGGAAGAAGGATTTGTACTTGGACACCCAATCTGA
- a CDS encoding aldo/keto reductase: protein MKKRRLGKTGLVVSEICMGTMTFGSSCDEQEAFRILDRAYDAGIDFYDTAEIYPVPPQKSWVHRTEEIFGKWLKSKPRDGIIIATKVSGPGHGWFSPPLREGKTCLDRYHIRKAIEGSLTRLGIETIDLYQTHWPDHDMPYEETMEALSELKDEGKIRYAGCSNETSFGLMKSLWISDKYNLIRYESIQNNFSILNRRFEDELAQVCKKEGVSLLPYSPLAGGVLTGKYNSQTPPDNARFVKYLKEGDRQQRMSNRFLNDATLASTAEILNIAKEAGMSATTLSVAWSKQHDFVASTIIGANTVTQLEESLKAKDISLGDDVLNKINQLSKKIQYPMG, encoded by the coding sequence ATGAAAAAAAGAAGATTAGGAAAAACAGGATTAGTCGTATCAGAAATTTGTATGGGTACTATGACTTTTGGTTCATCTTGTGATGAGCAGGAAGCATTTCGTATCTTAGATCGCGCATATGACGCAGGCATAGATTTTTATGATACTGCGGAAATTTATCCGGTTCCTCCGCAAAAATCATGGGTTCACAGAACAGAAGAAATCTTTGGAAAATGGTTAAAATCAAAACCAAGAGATGGAATCATCATTGCAACAAAAGTTTCTGGGCCTGGGCATGGATGGTTTAGCCCACCTTTAAGAGAAGGCAAAACTTGTTTGGACAGATACCACATTCGCAAAGCCATTGAAGGTTCTCTCACACGATTGGGAATAGAAACTATCGATCTTTACCAAACACATTGGCCTGACCATGATATGCCATACGAAGAAACAATGGAAGCCCTATCCGAACTAAAAGATGAGGGAAAGATTCGTTATGCTGGTTGCTCAAATGAAACATCATTTGGTCTAATGAAAAGTCTTTGGATATCAGATAAATATAATCTAATTCGTTATGAATCCATACAAAATAATTTTAGCATTTTAAACCGTAGATTCGAAGATGAATTAGCCCAAGTTTGTAAAAAAGAAGGGGTTTCTTTATTGCCTTACTCTCCACTTGCAGGAGGGGTTTTGACAGGAAAATACAATTCACAAACTCCACCAGATAATGCTCGTTTTGTGAAATATTTAAAAGAGGGGGATAGACAACAGAGAATGTCCAATCGTTTCTTAAATGATGCAACACTGGCCTCTACCGCCGAAATTTTAAATATCGCCAAAGAAGCTGGTATGAGTGCTACTACCTTATCGGTTGCCTGGAGCAAACAGCATGATTTTGTAGCTTCGACCATTATAGGGGCAAATACCGTGACTCAGCTTGAAGAATCTTTGAAAGCCAAAGATATAAGCCTCGGAGATGATGTTCTGAATAAAATCAACCAATTGTCAAAAAAAATACAATACCCCATGGGATAA
- a CDS encoding TetR/AcrR family transcriptional regulator, with protein MAIQDRKLREKEEKRRLILDTAMKLFVTEGFENVSTRKIGEKIEFSPTLIYFYFQSKEEILYTLYLEGFQKLMDRLSDTNKIHNPLKRLEEAIRLSIDFSIEQPEYVYLMLSIRPDNKSSDYKWDQSLRVKDFFGTITKEASDQGYIEAKDLEMLNLTSWAYNHGISSLYSMSKANDFPYKLDRETLYQSVKFYIKLISKKKKTNQH; from the coding sequence ATGGCAATCCAAGACCGTAAGTTACGGGAAAAAGAAGAAAAGAGAAGGCTGATCTTGGATACAGCGATGAAACTCTTTGTAACTGAAGGATTTGAAAATGTCTCCACTCGAAAGATTGGAGAAAAAATTGAATTTAGCCCGACTTTGATTTACTTCTATTTCCAAAGTAAAGAAGAAATCCTGTACACTCTCTATTTAGAGGGCTTTCAAAAGCTAATGGATAGATTGAGTGATACCAATAAGATCCACAATCCTTTGAAAAGATTAGAAGAAGCGATTCGCCTTTCGATAGATTTTTCCATAGAACAACCAGAGTATGTCTATCTTATGCTTTCGATTCGGCCAGATAATAAATCATCTGACTATAAGTGGGACCAAAGTTTGCGGGTGAAAGATTTTTTTGGTACAATCACCAAAGAGGCATCTGACCAAGGTTATATTGAAGCTAAGGATTTAGAAATGCTCAACCTTACTTCTTGGGCATACAACCATGGCATTTCTTCCTTATATTCTATGTCTAAGGCGAATGATTTTCCGTACAAATTGGATAGAGAAACACTTTACCAATCTGTAAAGTTCTACATCAAGTTAATCTCTAAAAAGAAAAAAACAAACCAGCACTAA
- a CDS encoding heavy metal translocating P-type ATPase, translating to MYLDTQSDLISLSSKSQTFSLIGMTCANCALRIERGLSKVPGVEEVRVNFARESVYVTTNKDVSDESLIQKIKDLGYSAILHDGSQLDLEDQKQRAYIKSLKLRFFISCILSLPLFYGMVSHFSFLSFLPMYQLLMEKWFQALLATPVQFGIGFPFYLSAFRALKNRGANMDLLVVLGTSAAYGFSWYGSHLYFETSSVLITFILLGKWLEHSIKADSSEGIKSLLKLKPDISHIERNDLVIDLPTDYVREGDVLFIKSGERFPVDGKIIDGESYVDESMLTGESFPVQKQKGDTILTGTINGNGSLRVLATKVGKDTTLSNIIQSVEIALGTKAPIQRVADQISSYFVPLVISIALINFFIYYFLISDENFIQAFETSIAILVIACPCALGLATPISLLVATDRAAKRGILFRNAEALETVAKITKIGFDKTGTLTEGKPTVVDWAYTPINSPSSISHHLSVLVMMESQSEHPLAKAIQQFGKVQNVKLLTRVTVQTQAGMGLSAVFNQIEYRIGNRKWIESLELFPSSELETKIELWQMRGKTIVYAAFAGKENGILVFAIEDPIRATARSAIQTLQTMGIETILLTGDTVETAKRVAEQVGIKRFYGNLLPQDKVSRMDEIFAQKDCTAMVGDGINDAPVLAKVHVGIAMGTGSDVAIRTADVVLIKGDLDRILELILIGKQTVSNIRQNFIWALGYNLVGIPIAGMGLLAPWLSGAAMAFSSVSVVLNALRLKGKVKVSSE from the coding sequence TTGTACTTGGACACCCAATCTGATTTAATTTCACTTTCTTCCAAAAGCCAAACCTTTAGTCTTATAGGAATGACGTGTGCAAACTGTGCACTTCGGATTGAGAGAGGGTTGAGCAAAGTTCCAGGAGTCGAAGAAGTTCGGGTGAACTTTGCACGTGAGTCTGTTTATGTTACCACAAATAAAGATGTGAGCGATGAATCCTTAATCCAGAAGATCAAAGATTTAGGATATTCTGCAATTCTTCATGATGGTTCTCAGTTGGATCTCGAAGACCAAAAACAGAGAGCTTATATAAAATCTCTCAAGCTGAGATTTTTCATATCCTGTATACTTTCACTTCCCTTGTTTTACGGAATGGTTTCTCATTTTTCTTTTCTGAGTTTTTTACCAATGTACCAACTCCTGATGGAGAAATGGTTCCAAGCTCTCTTAGCAACTCCAGTGCAATTTGGTATAGGATTTCCTTTCTATCTGAGTGCCTTTCGTGCCTTAAAAAACCGAGGTGCGAATATGGATCTACTCGTGGTCTTAGGTACTTCAGCTGCTTATGGGTTCAGTTGGTATGGGTCTCATCTTTATTTTGAAACATCTTCAGTGCTGATCACATTTATTTTGTTAGGAAAGTGGTTAGAACATTCAATAAAAGCAGACAGTAGTGAAGGAATCAAAAGTTTGCTCAAATTGAAGCCCGACATATCGCATATTGAAAGAAATGATTTAGTAATCGATCTTCCTACAGATTATGTTCGAGAAGGAGACGTACTCTTCATAAAATCTGGGGAGAGATTTCCAGTAGATGGGAAGATTATCGATGGTGAAAGTTATGTCGATGAATCTATGTTAACTGGCGAAAGTTTTCCAGTTCAAAAACAAAAAGGGGATACGATTCTAACTGGAACCATCAATGGAAATGGATCATTAAGGGTTTTAGCAACAAAAGTTGGAAAAGACACAACTTTATCCAACATTATCCAATCGGTAGAGATTGCTTTGGGAACAAAGGCACCCATCCAAAGGGTTGCCGATCAAATCTCCTCTTATTTTGTTCCTTTGGTGATCTCGATTGCTCTCATCAATTTTTTTATTTATTACTTCCTTATATCCGACGAGAATTTCATCCAAGCATTCGAAACTTCAATTGCAATTCTGGTAATTGCCTGTCCTTGTGCATTGGGTCTTGCAACACCTATCTCTCTTTTAGTCGCCACAGATAGGGCTGCAAAGAGAGGTATACTTTTTCGAAATGCAGAAGCGCTTGAAACAGTTGCTAAAATCACAAAAATTGGATTCGATAAAACGGGAACCTTGACAGAAGGAAAGCCTACGGTTGTCGACTGGGCTTATACTCCGATCAACTCACCTTCCTCAATCTCCCATCATCTTTCTGTCCTTGTCATGATGGAATCCCAATCAGAACATCCCTTAGCAAAGGCGATCCAGCAGTTTGGAAAAGTACAGAATGTAAAATTGCTAACGAGAGTTACAGTCCAAACCCAAGCAGGTATGGGTCTTTCAGCAGTCTTCAACCAAATCGAATACCGGATAGGAAACAGAAAGTGGATCGAATCTCTGGAACTTTTCCCTTCATCCGAATTGGAAACGAAAATAGAGCTTTGGCAAATGCGAGGAAAAACCATCGTCTATGCAGCATTTGCTGGAAAAGAAAATGGAATTCTAGTCTTTGCGATTGAGGATCCGATCAGGGCTACCGCTCGTTCTGCAATTCAAACTTTGCAAACCATGGGTATCGAAACGATTTTATTGACAGGTGATACGGTAGAAACAGCGAAGCGCGTTGCTGAACAAGTTGGGATCAAACGATTCTATGGAAATTTATTGCCCCAAGACAAAGTCTCTAGAATGGATGAAATTTTTGCCCAGAAAGATTGTACCGCAATGGTCGGTGATGGAATCAATGATGCTCCAGTCCTAGCAAAAGTTCACGTCGGGATTGCCATGGGTACAGGTTCGGATGTAGCAATCCGTACGGCAGATGTAGTACTTATAAAGGGTGACTTAGATCGAATACTTGAACTCATTCTGATCGGAAAACAAACCGTTTCAAATATCCGCCAAAATTTCATTTGGGCGCTAGGCTATAACTTGGTAGGGATTCCCATTGCTGGTATGGGACTCTTAGCTCCTTGGCTTTCCGGTGCCGCCATGGCTTTTAGTTCTGTATCTGTCGTTCTGAATGCGCTTCGTCTGAAAGGGAAGGTGAAAGTCTCCTCGGAATGA